The following are from one region of the Gambusia affinis linkage group LG02, SWU_Gaff_1.0, whole genome shotgun sequence genome:
- the abcb10 gene encoding ATP-binding cassette sub-family B member 10, mitochondrial gives MRLLIRMNRMHLNKLKLAQSRLLFLEHRATLSASHRRRRQSAGLKTSACPPPSPVLSVLSCSAFTSGLSSLRGRTVAHTPVAFASSSAASTAAESAKSQTDAESQRTPTTVPVDDVKRILDLAHPERWRLAAGIGFLTVSSAVTMSAPFFLGRVIDTIYTSGADTETMTASLTSLCLMLTGVFLCGGAANAARVYLMQASGQQIVRNLRAAVFSAVLRQEVGFFDKNRTGELINRLSSDTSVVGHSITDNLSDGLRAVAQAVAGVSMMFYVSPNLASFVLMIVPPIAVLAIIYGRYLRSISKQTQDALAQATQLAEERISNIRTVRAFGKELSEVDEYTQKTDYVLSLARREAVIRAGFFGVTGLSGNLMILSVLYKGGLLTASQHMTVGELSSFLMYTFWVGISIAGLSSFYSELMKGFGAGARLWELLDRKPEFPLNEGRILSLDQLKGQLDFSNVSFSYPTRKDTPIFQNLNLLVPAGTIMAVVGPSGSGKSSLVSLLLRLYDPDAGTITIDGHDIRDLNPYWLRNRIGTVSQEPVLFSCSIRDNIAYGAVDPDAVTVQDIHSAARAANAYDFIQSFPKGFDTVVGEKGVLLSGGQKQRIAIARALLKNPKILLLDEATSALDAENEFLVQEALERLMEGRTVMIIAHRLSTIKNADSVAVLDQQRVAECGQPTELLGNRQGLFRKLMEKQAFLQEEQQRALL, from the exons ATGAGGCTTTTAATTCGCATGAACAggatgcatttaaataaattaaagctggCCCAGTCCAGGTTGCTGTTCCTGGAGCACCGGGCGACCCTTTCAGCTTCCCACCGGAGGAGGAGGCAGTCCGCCGGGCTGAAGACCTCCGCATGTCCACCACCCAGTCCCGTCCTCTCGGTCCTGTCCTGCAGCGCGTTTACCAGCGGACTCTCTTCCCTCCGTGGACGGACTGTCGCGCACACACCTGTTGCTTTTGCCAGCTCGTCGGCGGCCTCCACAGCTGCTGAGTCCGCGAAGAGCCAGACGGACGCGGAGAGCCAGCGGACTCCGACCACCGTCCCTGTGGATGATGTTAAACGGATTCTGGATCTCGCTCACCCGGAGAGATGGAGACTGGCTG CCGGCATTGGCTTCCTGACCGTCTCCAGCGCCGTGACCATGTCGGCTCCCTTCTTCCTGGGCCGAGTCATAGACACCATCTACACGTCCGGCGCAGACACGGAGACCATGACAGCCTCTCTGACGTCCCTCTGCCTCATGCTGACCGGGGTTTTCCTGTGCGGCGGCGCGGCGAACGCTGCCAGAGTTTACCTCATGCAAGCGTCAG GCCAGCAGATAGTCCGTAATCTCCGAGCCGCGGTTTTTTCCGCTGTCCTCAGGCAAGAAGTGGGTTTTTTTGACAAGAACAGGACCGGTGAGCTCATCAACAGGTTGTCGTCCGACACGTCGGTGGTGGGCCACTCGATCACGGACAACCTGTCAGACGGGCTGAGAGCCGTCGCTCAGGCAGTGGCCGGCGTCAGCATGATG ttctATGTCTCTCCCAATCTTGCAAGTTTCGTTTTGATGATTGTTCCTCCCATCGCCGTTCTTGCGATCATCTATGGCCGATACCTTCGCTCCATctccaaacaaacacaagatgCGCTTGCACAAGCGACACAG CTGGCAGAGGAGCGGATCAGCAACATCCGGACGGTTCGGGCCTTTGGTAAGGAGCTGTCAGAGGTCGACGAGTACACACAGAAGACTGACTACGTCCTGAGCCTGGCCAGGAGGGAGGCCGTCATCCGAGCCGGGTTCTTTGGCGTG ACTGGTCTGAGCGGTAACCTCATGATCCTGTCGGTGCTCTACAAAGGAGGCCTCCTGACGGCCAGTCAGCACATGACGGTGGGAGAGCTCTCCTCCTTCCTCATGTACACCTTCTGGGTGGGCATCAGCATCGCAG gtctAAGTTCGTTCTATTCAGAGCTGATGAAAGGTTTTGGAGCCGGAGCCAGACTCTGGGAGCTGCTGGACAGGAAGCCTGAGTTTCCTCTAAATG AGGGACGGATCCTTTCTCTAGATCAGCTGAAAGGCCAGCTGGATTTCTCCAATGTCTCCTTTTCCTACCCGACAAGGAAGGACACTCCTATTTTTCAGAATCTGAACCTCCTGGTCCCGGCGGGAACCATCATGGCCGTGGTGGGGCCCAGTGGCTCGGGGAAGTCCTCCCTGGTGTCTCTGCTTCTCAGGCTGTATGACCCAGATGCTG GTACCATTACCATAGACGGTCATGACATCAGGGATCTGAATCCCTACTGGCTCAGGAATCGCATTGGGACTGTCAGCCAG GaaccagttttgttttcctgctccatCAGAGATAACATTGCATACGGCGCCGTCGACCCGGACGCTGTGACCGTTCAGGACATCCACAGCGCCGCCAGAGCGGCCAACGCCTATGACTTCATCCAGAGCTTTCCCAAAGGCTTTGATACTGTGGTGGGGGAGAAAGGAGTGCTGCTGTCAG GTGGTCAGAAGCAGAGGATAGCCATCGCCAGAGCTCTGCTCAAG aacccAAAGATCCTGCTGTTAGATGAGGCCACCAG tGCACTGGATGCTGAGAACGAGTTCCTTGTTCAGGAGGCTTTGGAGCGGCTCATGGAAG GGAGGACGGTGATGATCATCGCTCACCGCCTGTCCACCATCAAGAACGCCGACTCCGTCGCCGTCCTGGACCAGCAGCGGGTGGCGGAGTGCGGCCAGCCCACGGAGCTGCTGGGAAACAGGCAGGGACTGTTCAGGAAGCTGATGGAGAAGCAGGCGTTTCTCCAGGAAGAACAGCAGCGAGCGCTTCTCTGA